A window of Halovivax gelatinilyticus genomic DNA:
GTCAAAGAAGGTTCGCTGTGTCGGCCAGCGTCCCGGGCCGTCGAGCGTCCACACCTGGCTCACGCCGGTGGTGTTCATCAGAAAGGAGAGTCGTTCGCCGTCGGGACCGAACGACGCCGACGAGGCCGAGCGGATGTTGAGGTAGCGGTCGATGTCGTAGGCGCTCATGTCCGACAGCGAGTCGCCCCGTCGTCCTATGTGTTCGGGTTCCGGCGGTCCACCGCGAGGAGGGCCGACCCGAGTATCGCATCCGTACGCCCGTTCAGCTCGCGCCTACGAATCTTCGGCGCGGCCTACATCGAAACTCGTCGATCGTCGCCCCTTATAAATCGTCGCCTACACGTGTTCACGACTGTTCAAATACGCGTAATTATATTCAGGATATATTCGATTAGACTTACCCCGTACCCGGCCCAGTATTGGGGGTGTATGCCGCATGGTAACAGCCTGTCTCCGAACCGGCGACAGGTACTCGGTATGGTCGGTGGGGCGACCGTGGCCGGAATCGCAGGATTCCCGGCCGTAACGGCACAGGACGACGACCTCGACCCCGTCGAGGACCGCGTCGAAGTAGATCCGGCCGACATCGTCGAGGGCGGGACGTTAAACGTCGGGCTCGTGCTCGACCCCGACACGTTCGACGAACCACAGAGCGTGGAAGCGCCGGCGACGATCGTCCACCAGCTCTTCTACGAGACGCTCTTGCGGCCGTCCGCATCGGGCGAACCGCACGAGTGGCTCTCGGAGTCGTTCGAGCTCGTCGAAACGCAGGACATCGATCGGTCGGCCTACGAGGAGTACATGGTCTCGGCGCCGATCGAAGACGGCGTCATCGAGACCGAAGAGCAGATCGTTGTGACACATCCAGAGACGGACACCGCCGAGGACGACGAGGCACAGGTGCTCACCGTCGCGGAGACCGGTGACGCCGTCGCCGACGGCGTCTTCGGGATGCAGTACCGACACGAGCTCCACGAGGGGGTCGAATTCCACAACGGCGAGGAGTTGACCGCCGACAACGTCGTCCAGTCCTACGAGCGCTGGGAGCACTCGGCGAACGCCGGGCAGGTGTTCGATCAGTTCCTCCACGCGGAGGCCGAAGACGAGTATACGGTCAGCATCTACTCGCAGGTTCCCGACGCGGAGGCGATCGACGACAACCTCTGGCCGATCTACCCCGAAGAACAGGCCGACATCCCGCTCGGCGAGTGGGATCCGCTCGAGGGGAACGATCCCATCGGGACCGGTCCGTGGGTGTTCGAACAGTACGAAGAGCAGAACTTCATCGTCGTCAGCCGCAACGAGAACTACTGGCTCGAGGAGGTCGGCCTCGACGCGATGCCGTGGTGGGATGGTCCCGACGACTTCCCGGCCAGTCCCGTGATCGACGAGATCCAGATGGAAATCGTCCCGGAAGACTCGACCCGGGCGGCCGCCCTCGAGACGGGCGAGATCGACCTGACGTACAACCTGACGGCCGATCAGAACACCAGTTTCGATCAGTCCGAGGACTTTCGCGTCGCGACGAGCTCCGGCGGCTCGTACCTGTTCGTCCAGTTCCCGGTGACCGTCGAGCCGTTCGACGACGAGCGGGTTCGGCGGGCGGTCAATCACCTCATCCCCCGAACGGACATCGTCGAGACGATCGAACAGGGCTGGGCCACCGAAGCGTGGGCGCCGCTGCCGGAACTGGCGGCCGAAGCCGGGACGACGGACTACGAGCAACTCGAGGAGAATCTCCGCGAGTACAACGAGTTCAACCCCGAACGCGCCCAGGAACTCATCGAAGAAGCCGGCGTGGAGACGCCGATTCAGGCGAACTTCCAGACGAACTCCGACAACGACGACCGCGTCCGCAAGGGCGAGTTCATCGTCGAGTCGTTAAACGCCTCGGGGCTATTCGACGCGACGCTCGAGACCCCGGGCGACCTCACGACGTTCGTCGGGATGTTCTTCGAGCCCGACTACCACGAGCAGGGTAACATCGCCATGGTGGGCCTGTCGGGAACGTTCAACCCGCACAGCTTCGTCGAGGCGATCCACCACCCGGATCAGTTCCTCGAGTGCTGTAACGGCAACATCCCGCCAGGATCGCTGCCGGCCGAGTTCGTCGAGGACATGGACAACGCCCAGTTCGGGATCGACATCGCTGACGATCCGGACATGCGCGCAGAGCGCTACGACGAACTCTGGGAGCAATTCCTCGAGATCAACGCGAACTCGATCGTCGACTTCGAGATTCAAAGCGCCGTATTGAACGACGTCGACCTCCACGGCTACAACATGTACCCGTTCGTCACGGGACTGCTGAGCTACGGCCTCCACAACCCGATCGACCAGCAGATCACCTACATCGATCGACAGTGACCGGCGGACGAGTCGAGGAATCGACGACGACCATCCGACGCGCCCCGTTCGGGGCTCGATTCACATGAGTCTCAGGCGTTTCATCCTAAAGCGGTTCCTGGTGACGATCCCAATCCTCTTTGGGGTCTCGATAGTGACGTTCGCACTCGTCCACCTGACGCCGGGCGATCCGGTCAGCCAGATGGTCGCGCTAAATCCGGACGTCTCTGCGGCGGAAGAAGAACAGATACGCCGACAGTACGGCCTGCACCTGCCCGTCTGGGAGCAGTACGTAAACTGGGTCGGGGGGATCCTCCAGGGCGACTTCGGCGAGATCATCGGGACCAATCGTGCCGTCGAAGACGTCGTCTGGGCTCGACTGCCGGAGACGATCGCGCTCGGTCTGTTCGGCTGGGGCTTTGCGCTCCTGATCGCGATTCCGACCGGGATCTACGCGGCGGTGAACAAAGACCAGATCGGTGACGACGCCAGCCGCGTCGTCGCCCTCTCGGGTATTTCGATCCCGAACTTCTGGCTCGGACTCATGCTAATCTTGATCTTCGCCGTCGTCCTCGGCTACTGGCCCGTACTCGCCCCGCGCGAGCCGCTCTATCACCCGGATATGTTGTGGTACCTGGTCTTGCCGGGTATCACGATCGGAACGGCCTCCTCGGCCATCCTGATGCGAATCATGCGCTCGTCCATGGCGGAGGAGTTGAACAAAGAGTACGTCACCGCGGCCCGGGCGAAGGGACTGCCCGAACGGACGGTCATCTTGAAACACGTCCTGCGGAACTCGCTCATCTCCGTCGCCACGGTGGCCGCGTTTCTCACCGCGAGCATCATCTCCGGATCGGTCGTCGTCGAGGTCGTCTTCAGCTGGCCGGGGCTCGGCCGCGAGTTCATCAACGCGATCCAGGCGCGCCAGATCGACCTCATCCTGGCGATCACGCTGTTTACCGGCGTGGCGATCATCCTGGCGAACTTGCTCGCCGACATCGCCTACGCGCTGCTCGATCCGAGAATCAGAGACGAGTACTGACCACACATGACCACAGAACGATACGTACCAGACGAGCGCGGTCGGATCCAGATCACGGGGTTCGATCCGGAACGCGTCATCGAACGCGAACCGCTATCAGAGTGGACGGAAGATACCGGCGGCGAAACGGTCGGCCGGTGGCGCAGAGCCGTCGGACGGTTCACCCGGAATCGAAGCGCCATGCTCGGACTGTTCGTCGTGCTCGTCATGACGCTGCTCGCCGTCTTCGCCCGCCCGATAACCGTCGGCGGCTTCGCCGTCCAGCCGTACGCCATCGCCCCGTTCGAGCCCTCTGATATCGTCGCGTTTCACGGCTCCGACGCGGGTATCTACGCCGAACCGTCGCGAGAACACCCGATGGGAACCGACGAGACCGGCCGCGATCTGTTCACCCGGGTGCTCTACGGCGGCCGATACAGCATTTCGATCGGCTTCATCGTCGTCTTCCTGACGGCGACGTTCGGTATCGTCTACGGGAGTATCTCCGGCTACTTCGGCGGCTGGACCGACGAGATCCTGATGCGCTTTGTCGACCTCATCTTCGCGTTCCCCGGACTCGTGCTCGCGCTGATCATCGTCGCGATGCTCGGCGGCGGCTACTGGCAACTGGTCGCAGCGTTCAGCCTGGTCGGCTGGGCCTCCTACGCTCGCCTGATACGCGGCGAGGTTCTCAAGGTGAAACAAAACGAGTACGTACTCGCAGCGAAGGCGCTCGGTGCGCGCGATCGATCGATCATCTTCAAGCACGTCGTGCCCAACGCGTTGGCCCCGGTGGTCGTCCAGGCGTCACTCAGCGTCGGGACCGTCGTCATCGGCGTCGCCGCGCTCGGCTTTCTCGGCGTCGGATTCGACCCCGGAACGCCCGAGTGGGGAACGATGTTAGACGCCACGCGCGAGACGCTGATCGCCGGGCCGACCGGGTCGATCCCGTGGTGGGCGACGGTGTATCCCGGCGTCGCGATCTTCCTGTTCGTGATGGCCATGAACTTAATCGGTGACGGCATCAACGACGCGCTCGACGCCCAGGAGGGCGAAGTCGCCCTGCAGGGAGGTGGCGGCTGATGGCGCTGCTCGAAGTTTCGGACCTCTCGGTGAACTTCTACACCCAGGAGGGCGTCGTCAAGGCCGTCGACGGGCTCTCTTACGAGATCGACTACGGGGAGAAGTTCGGCGTCGTCGGCGAGAGCGGCGCCGGAAAGAGCGTCACGGCCCTCTCGCTGATGCGCCTCATCGAGGATCCCGGTCGGATCGTCGAGGGCGAGATCGTCTTCGACGGTCAGAACCTGCTCGAGCTGAGCGACCAGGAGATCAGAAACGTCAGGGGCAACCGGATCGCCATGATCTTTCAGGACGCACAGACGGCGTTGAACCCGGTCTACACGATCGGCGAGCAGATCGCGGAGGCGATCAGACACCACCTCGGCTACGACACGGAGCAGGCGAAAGCCCGGGCGATACAGTTACTCGACGACGTGGGCATTCCGGAGGCAGAAACCAGGTACAACGACTATCCCCACCAGTTCTCCGGCGGGATGCAACAGCGCGCCGTCATCGCCATCGCCCTCTCGTGCGATCCCGACCTGCTCATCTGTGACGAGCCCACGACCGCGCTCGACGTGACGATCGAGGCCCAGATATTGGAACTGATCGAGGAACTCGCAGACGAGTACGACACGGCAGTCCAGCTGATAACCCACGATCTCGGCGTCATCGCGCAGGTCTGCGATCGCGTGCTCGTCATGTACGCCGGCAAACCGGTCGAGAAGGCGGACGTCGACGACCTCTACTACGATCCCAAACACCCCTACACGGTCGGGTTGATGAGTTCGATCCCGCGCGTCGGCGATCCGAGCGATCGCCTCCAGACGATACCGGGAACCATGCCGGACCTCGTCGAGCTGCCGTCCGGCTGTAGTTTCCACCCGCGGTGTCCGTTCGCAGAGGAGGTCTGCCCGCAAATCGAACCACCCCTGGTTGACGTCGAAACCGGCCTCCCGGCCGAGGAGTCGGCGACGCACTCGTCGGCCTGTCTCGAGTACACCGGCGACTTGGAGGAGGGTCTCGACTACGAGGTTCACGTCGAGGAAACGGCGGACTACGAACCGGATCAGCCCGAAGACACCCGACCCGAGGAGGGAGATTGAGATGGAACGACCGTCCGATTCGAACGAGTACACGCTGGACGGCGCCGTCGACGGGCAACCGCCCGATCGATCGAACGAGGAGCCGCTGCTCGCCGTCGAGGGGCTGACGAAGTACTACGACGCGAGCACCGGATTCGTCGACCGGCTGCTCGGCCGAGAGCGGAAGGTCCGGGCGGTCGACGGCATCGACCTCGAACTGTACGAGGGCGAAACCCTCGGCATCGTCGGCGAGAGCGGCTGCGGGAAGACCACGCTCGGCCGGGCGATGCTCCAGCTGGTCGAACCGACAGACGGAGCGGTCTACTATCGAGGTGAGGAGCTGACCGGCGCGTCGAGTAAGCGGATTCGTGAACTCCGAACGGACCTCCAGTACATCTTTCAGGACCCGTTCTCGAGTCTGAACCCCCGGCTGACGGTCGGCGACATCATCGGCGAACCGCTCGACATTCACGACATCGCCGAGGGCGAAGCGCGGACGGAACGCATCTACGACCTCTTAGAGACCGTCGGGTTGAACGCCAGTCACACCTACCGCTATCCTCACGAGTTCTCCGGCGGACAGCGCCAGCGAATCGGTATCGCCCGCGCGCTCGCCGTCGATCCAGAGGTGATCGTCTGCGACGAACCCGTAAGCGCCCTCGACGTCAGCGTCCAGGCCCAGATTCTGAACTTACTCGAGGACCTTCAGGACGAGTTCGACCTCTCGTACATCTTCATCGCCCACGACCTCTCCGTCGTCGAACACATCTCCGACCGTATCGGCGTCATGTACCTCGGGAAGATGGCCGAGATCGGCTCGACGGCGGAGGTGTTTACCCCGCCGTACCACCCCTACACTGAGGCGCTGCTGTCGGCGATCCCGGAACCCGATCCGCGGTGGGAGGGTGATCAAATTTTTCTCCCCGGTGACGTCCCCTCGCCGCTCAACCCGCCGTCGGGGTGTCGGTTTCACACCCGCTGTCCGCGCGTCATCCAGCCCGCGGGCTACGACCTCGAACAGTCGGTCTGGCGCGACGTGATGACCTTCAAGCTCAGACTCCGCGAGGCCGACGGACTCGAAGCGGTTACGGCGATCGAAGGCGCGAGTGACGGCGAGATGCGAACGGATGCCGACGAACCCGAAGACGCCATCGAACCGCCGGATCCGAGCGAGATTTCGAGAGACCACCTGGACGAACTGGTCCGCGAGGAGTTTTCGCTCCCGGCGTACCTCGAAGATCCCGACGCAGAAGACGTCATCAGCGACACCGTCGGTCTGCTCTACGACGGCGACCTCGAGGGCGCCTCGACCCGCCTCGATCGAGCGTTCGAATCGCCGTGTGAAGTTCACCCGCCGGCGCTGTACCCGACCGGCGAGACCCACCGCATCGCCTGCCTGCTGTACGACGATCGCTACACCGGCGAGGAGTTTCGCGAACCCGCGACCGGCGGGACCGACGAAGCCGCAGCCGACGACTGAGCCGTCGCGCCCGTGTCGGTCGAACTGACAGCGTCGATCGGTCGCCCCGATCCGGCGGCTCCACCGGGCAATCGTCGGCACGTCGCTTTTGTCCGTCCACTCCGTGCTAGGGGTGATGCGTCGGATCTACGAGTCGGAGGCAGTCGAACGCGACGACACACCCTTTACCCCCGGCGAACGAGCGCGTTCGGCGAAACCCGAGGCGTTTCGCTCGATCCCGGGTGGGAGCGTGAGTCGGTGGTTTCTACCCGATTGGATCCGATACCGGGCACTTTCGATCGACATCGAGACGGCAAAAGAGACGTACGCCGTCGGCGAACGGATCCGCTTTGCGGTCACGATACGAAACGCGATGCCGTTTCCCGTGACGATCCCGACGGTGACGCCGCTTCTGTGGACCTGGCACGTCGACGGACACGAGGCGGCGGCGACGTTCGACCGAGAGGAACCGATCACGGAATCGCGCGCGTTCACGTTCGACCGTGGCGAGCGAAAACGGTTCGTGCGTCGGTGGGATCAACGGTATCAGGTCGCCGCGTCGGAGTGGGAGCCGGCCGGGCCCGGAACGTACACGATCGGGGCGTCGCTCAACGTGGAGTCACCCGAACGCTGGGGGCTCACGGCCGACACGACCGTCGAGGTACGCAATCCGTAATCAGCCACACGACGCAAGCGATATCAGACGTGGCGACCGAGCCGACCGATCTGGATCACGACGGCCCCCGAGAGACGGCTCGCGGACGGACGAATGCCGTGAATTTATAGCCCGTCGCTTCGTGGCCGGCGATAATGCGCGTGGCCGCCGTCTCGCTCCGGACCGCCCACCACGAGGAGACGGACGCGACCGGGCGGTTCCGGACGGTTCTCGAATTACTTCGCGACGGCGGCCACGACGTGCACGTCCTGTGTGCCCGCTGGTGGCCAGACGACCGAGACGTCGTCGCCGACGACGGCATTACCTACCACGGACTGGTCCCGACCCGCGACGCCGGTCGCTCGTTCTGCTGGCGGCTGCCGATCGCGATCCGCCGGCTCGGCGCGGACGTCGTTCACGTCGCCGCGGAACCGCCGGCGCAGGTGCTCGCCGCGCGGTGGGGAACGACGCTCTCGAACGTACCGCTCGTCGCCGAGTGGACCGGCGCCAACGGCTCGAAAGAGACGCGCGACTACCGTCGAGCGGCCAGGCGAGCCGACGCCGTCGTCACCCCGTCCCGACTGGTCCGAACCTGGGTCCGCGAACTCGGCGTCGACGGCGAGGACGTCGCCGTCGTCCCGGATCCGATCGATCTCGACCGAATTCGGTCGATCGAGCCGGCCGATTCGACAGACGTCGTCTACGCCCGTCGACTCGACGAGGGAGCGAACCTAGAGAGCGTCCTGCTCGGGCTGGCGGAACTGCGCACCAAGGACTGGACCGCGACCGTCGTCGGTGACGGCCCACGACGGGGCGCCTACCAGGAGATGGCCCGAGAGCTGCGAATCGACGACCGGATCGACTTCGTCGGCGCCGCCGACCGCGACGAGCGCATCGCCATCTACCGCGGCGGGCACGTCTTCGCCCAGACGGCCGAGTTCTGTCTCTACCCGACAGAGCTGGCCTGGGCGCTCGCCTGTGGTTGCGTCGGCGTCGTCGAGTACCACGTCGACTCAGCCGGTCACGAACTCGTCGAGGGACGCGAACGCGGCTTCCGGACGACCAGCGAGACCGAACTTACCGACGCGATCGTCACCGCCGGTCAACTCGAGCGAACGGACTTCGACGACTCGTTCGAGGCGCTCGATCGGCGGGCGGTTCGCAACCAGTACCTGAATCTCTACGAAACTCTCCAGGACGAAGCCGGACTGTTCTGAATCGATCGTCACACGGAGAATTCACTGCGCTGAGCACGGACGGTACCGACACCCGGACGAGAACGCGTCATCGACACCCGGACGAGAACGCGTCATCGGCACCGGGCGAGGACGTACCGCCACTGTCCCCCGCCGAGTTCGTCATCGAGCGTCCACTCGTTCTCGACGGAAAATCCCGCCGCGTCGAGTGCGTCTTTCGACCGGTCGATGTCGTGGAAACTCCAGGACATTTCGGCACCGCCGTCGAGCCAATCCGGGTTGGATCCCTCCCACGCGCCCTCTCCGAGCGTGACGAGGAGCCAGCCGTTCGGGCGGAGCACGCGTTCGAACTCGGCGAAGACCGTCTCGTGCTCGTCGCGGGGAACGTGGATCACCGAGTGGAAGGCACAGACCGCGTCGAACGTCTCCGGTTCGAACGGCAACGCGGTGAGATCGCCCTGTG
This region includes:
- a CDS encoding ABC transporter substrate-binding protein; the encoded protein is MAGIAGFPAVTAQDDDLDPVEDRVEVDPADIVEGGTLNVGLVLDPDTFDEPQSVEAPATIVHQLFYETLLRPSASGEPHEWLSESFELVETQDIDRSAYEEYMVSAPIEDGVIETEEQIVVTHPETDTAEDDEAQVLTVAETGDAVADGVFGMQYRHELHEGVEFHNGEELTADNVVQSYERWEHSANAGQVFDQFLHAEAEDEYTVSIYSQVPDAEAIDDNLWPIYPEEQADIPLGEWDPLEGNDPIGTGPWVFEQYEEQNFIVVSRNENYWLEEVGLDAMPWWDGPDDFPASPVIDEIQMEIVPEDSTRAAALETGEIDLTYNLTADQNTSFDQSEDFRVATSSGGSYLFVQFPVTVEPFDDERVRRAVNHLIPRTDIVETIEQGWATEAWAPLPELAAEAGTTDYEQLEENLREYNEFNPERAQELIEEAGVETPIQANFQTNSDNDDRVRKGEFIVESLNASGLFDATLETPGDLTTFVGMFFEPDYHEQGNIAMVGLSGTFNPHSFVEAIHHPDQFLECCNGNIPPGSLPAEFVEDMDNAQFGIDIADDPDMRAERYDELWEQFLEINANSIVDFEIQSAVLNDVDLHGYNMYPFVTGLLSYGLHNPIDQQITYIDRQ
- a CDS encoding ABC transporter permease; the protein is MSLRRFILKRFLVTIPILFGVSIVTFALVHLTPGDPVSQMVALNPDVSAAEEEQIRRQYGLHLPVWEQYVNWVGGILQGDFGEIIGTNRAVEDVVWARLPETIALGLFGWGFALLIAIPTGIYAAVNKDQIGDDASRVVALSGISIPNFWLGLMLILIFAVVLGYWPVLAPREPLYHPDMLWYLVLPGITIGTASSAILMRIMRSSMAEELNKEYVTAARAKGLPERTVILKHVLRNSLISVATVAAFLTASIISGSVVVEVVFSWPGLGREFINAIQARQIDLILAITLFTGVAIILANLLADIAYALLDPRIRDEY
- a CDS encoding ABC transporter permease, which codes for MTTERYVPDERGRIQITGFDPERVIEREPLSEWTEDTGGETVGRWRRAVGRFTRNRSAMLGLFVVLVMTLLAVFARPITVGGFAVQPYAIAPFEPSDIVAFHGSDAGIYAEPSREHPMGTDETGRDLFTRVLYGGRYSISIGFIVVFLTATFGIVYGSISGYFGGWTDEILMRFVDLIFAFPGLVLALIIVAMLGGGYWQLVAAFSLVGWASYARLIRGEVLKVKQNEYVLAAKALGARDRSIIFKHVVPNALAPVVVQASLSVGTVVIGVAALGFLGVGFDPGTPEWGTMLDATRETLIAGPTGSIPWWATVYPGVAIFLFVMAMNLIGDGINDALDAQEGEVALQGGGG
- a CDS encoding ABC transporter ATP-binding protein, which codes for MALLEVSDLSVNFYTQEGVVKAVDGLSYEIDYGEKFGVVGESGAGKSVTALSLMRLIEDPGRIVEGEIVFDGQNLLELSDQEIRNVRGNRIAMIFQDAQTALNPVYTIGEQIAEAIRHHLGYDTEQAKARAIQLLDDVGIPEAETRYNDYPHQFSGGMQQRAVIAIALSCDPDLLICDEPTTALDVTIEAQILELIEELADEYDTAVQLITHDLGVIAQVCDRVLVMYAGKPVEKADVDDLYYDPKHPYTVGLMSSIPRVGDPSDRLQTIPGTMPDLVELPSGCSFHPRCPFAEEVCPQIEPPLVDVETGLPAEESATHSSACLEYTGDLEEGLDYEVHVEETADYEPDQPEDTRPEEGD
- a CDS encoding ABC transporter ATP-binding protein, with product MERPSDSNEYTLDGAVDGQPPDRSNEEPLLAVEGLTKYYDASTGFVDRLLGRERKVRAVDGIDLELYEGETLGIVGESGCGKTTLGRAMLQLVEPTDGAVYYRGEELTGASSKRIRELRTDLQYIFQDPFSSLNPRLTVGDIIGEPLDIHDIAEGEARTERIYDLLETVGLNASHTYRYPHEFSGGQRQRIGIARALAVDPEVIVCDEPVSALDVSVQAQILNLLEDLQDEFDLSYIFIAHDLSVVEHISDRIGVMYLGKMAEIGSTAEVFTPPYHPYTEALLSAIPEPDPRWEGDQIFLPGDVPSPLNPPSGCRFHTRCPRVIQPAGYDLEQSVWRDVMTFKLRLREADGLEAVTAIEGASDGEMRTDADEPEDAIEPPDPSEISRDHLDELVREEFSLPAYLEDPDAEDVISDTVGLLYDGDLEGASTRLDRAFESPCEVHPPALYPTGETHRIACLLYDDRYTGEEFREPATGGTDEAAADD
- a CDS encoding glycosyltransferase, producing MRVAAVSLRTAHHEETDATGRFRTVLELLRDGGHDVHVLCARWWPDDRDVVADDGITYHGLVPTRDAGRSFCWRLPIAIRRLGADVVHVAAEPPAQVLAARWGTTLSNVPLVAEWTGANGSKETRDYRRAARRADAVVTPSRLVRTWVRELGVDGEDVAVVPDPIDLDRIRSIEPADSTDVVYARRLDEGANLESVLLGLAELRTKDWTATVVGDGPRRGAYQEMARELRIDDRIDFVGAADRDERIAIYRGGHVFAQTAEFCLYPTELAWALACGCVGVVEYHVDSAGHELVEGRERGFRTTSETELTDAIVTAGQLERTDFDDSFEALDRRAVRNQYLNLYETLQDEAGLF
- a CDS encoding class I SAM-dependent methyltransferase, yielding MTDSDADSLAQSNVDRRRLVRDGYDHLAETYAAERDQDEGERQLLRELLDRIDDAEPTVLDAGCGDGTAATRPLAEAGADVVGLDVSRAQLELASRGGGAAATLAQGDLTALPFEPETFDAVCAFHSVIHVPRDEHETVFAEFERVLRPNGWLLVTLGEGAWEGSNPDWLDGGAEMSWSFHDIDRSKDALDAAGFSVENEWTLDDELGGGQWRYVLARCR